DNA sequence from the Lates calcarifer isolate ASB-BC8 unplaced genomic scaffold, TLL_Latcal_v3 _unitig_4002_quiver_610, whole genome shotgun sequence genome:
TCAAGGTTGAAAAACAGTGGTTTTCCCAGTTGTGAGTTCTAACAGCCTGACTTCAAGTTAACATGTTATGTAGAAGCTGCTGGAGgtcacaggcacacacacacacacacacacacaaggggaAAGCTTAAGGCCTTAATTATACTCCCTTGCCTCAAGTCATCACGATCTGATTTGAGTCTGAGTCAAGTCTAAGTCATATGATTTCCACATATTGTTTTCCTTAATAACTAATTTTACCTTGAATATGACAGCACAGGAGTGAGTGTGATAATTGATAGTGTGCTTGTTAAACCAGGAGAGATAGTGTGTAGTTTTACATTAAACAATGCACTCTGGTTGCTGTAGCTTTATAACACCTGATTGACTTGCATGCTGTTTCTCCTGATCTAATTATCTGAAGGGGCCAGACAGGGCACCCTTTTTGGATGTTAGGCATTTTTTCCTATTTGTCTGCTAATGGTTGGGAAACATTTAATGTGTGAGACAGCCACTATTTTTATCCAAAAAGCAGAAATTACTGGCTGCGATGCTGTAATTTTAGTCCTATCTTTTTTCCTGTGTCGGTGTTCACCCTGAATTACTGTGTGCATTTGCACATGCAAAAAGCCCTGATACAACCCCCTCTCTCCAGGCTCATTCAAGCTATCTGAGCAGACAGTGATGCATGTCTGACTGCACCACTGACTTTATGGGACTTGATTTAGAAAATCTCTTCTTGAAGCCAATTCATGTTTCTCCTCAAGTGGCCTGTTAGTGTGTGTGGCTCTGACAGTCTGCAGACAGTGTGAATCATGCACTTatgccactgtgtgtgtttgtgtgtgtgttttttcttcactgcaTCTTATGAATGTGAATCTGTTGGAATTCTGTACAGCAGACACAATCAGCATAGCTAGGGAAGACCACACAATGCAGTGTGCAGCAGTGTATAAGATGTAGTGTTGTAGTTGTTCACTGGGGGGAGCACTCGGTCTGAGATTAACTGCTCTACTCCTTCACTCAGCTGAACTCACACACCCAATGAGCTCACAGTGAAGGCAGATTTCCTGTTCCAGCAAAAGGCCAAGTGACAgttcacagaaataaaatgagtgGAAGAGATGATTTATGGAGAACAGAAATAATTTAAATTAGACAAAAgtacattttgattaatttatgATGTTTAGGTCTACCTATCCTCATCAGGTATATGAACAAGCACCACAACAGTTGAACATGGATGCTGGATAAATTATCCAAAGAACCATACCATTTAGCACAATAGGTGAATGGTAAACCTTCAGAAACACATACTTGCATTCAGCAAATGAGGTAAAGTTAAATTTCAagtttaaaattatatttagcAATATGGTTTTGCTATAGCTTGCACATTCAGTGTCCATATCATTATTTGTAATAACTAATTACAAATAATCTGCATTTGATGCCATGTGCAATTACCTACTCAAATATATAGATGAGAAAGGTAGCCCTCATGTTTTCTGCTCCAGCCATTTGGACTACTTTGTCAAAGGAAAATTGATGAATCTGATTCTCTAACTAAATTCAAGGCTAGAAACTCTATGGTATATAAATCCTTTTGTATTGTGTCTGTCCTTAGCCttgtctgtttttaatattattttatcaaTTGTTCGATTTTGAATCGTTTTTTTCTGCAACTTCTTTTGCTGCCATTTAGGCCTGGCCCCCCTCTCAAAAGAGGTTTCCAACCTCAGTAAGATGTTACTGGTGAAATAATACTCAAAAAAATGCATGTCCATTTCTGATTTTATAATTAATGATCCTTTGTATATTCTTCATGATTTAAAATCTTTGATATTTTCTAATGCCATTatcaatgttgtgtttagttGCCTGAACGGTCATACCATGTGGTACCATGTGTGCAAATGATGACCTCATCCCtgaatatttctctctttgtttgaaCATCTACATTTCCATGATAAGTGAGCAACTTCAATTTCTAATGAGGACCATGTGATAcagtcaaaagctccagaataAGTGGGTAAGTGGACCTTGATGAGATTATTTTATCAATGGTCAAATTAATATAATTCCTTGAAACAAAACTTTGCTACTATTTTCAATAAACAAgccaaaaacaaatcatcttAACCCTGCCTCTCCATTGCACAGTATTTTGATGCACTTCTGActctgattttgattttgatacattttcaaGAAGGATACAAGGAATACAATTTTCTGGCTTCATTATCAGACTAATACCTAAGATTATTAATTGAGATAATAATggaacctatcccagctgacaccgggtgagaggcagggtacaccttTTGCTAATTGCCAGTCtattgcagggccaacatatatatatagacaaacaaccattcacacctacaaccagtttagagtcaccaattaacctgcatgtctttggactgtgggaggaagctggtaagagagaacccacgcaggaacagggagaacatgcaaactccacacagaaaagcttgaacctgctgtgaggtgacagtgctaaccacttcACCACCATGCTTCCTAAAAGTAATATCTGAGCTCCAAAagacttaatttaaaaatatggaTGAAATaggcaaaacaacaaaacagtggcCTTACTCGTGTAAAGTTAACACAAATGTGGTTGAAACAACCATCAGTTTTACACTCTGATCCAAGATGTCCACAGTAGtagacataaaaatgtaatgatgacATTAGTTGACTAACAAAAAATGTTTAGCTTTATTTGTAGATGGAGGAAGGAACAAGCCATATCACAGAGGTTCAGACTTACCCTTAgagtttggtttaaaaaaataatgcatgcagtgtattttgtttcattgtcCCGATTTAGTTTACATAATCTTGTCCACTTCATCCACTGTtccacacataaaacaaagagtCCCTATATTGTTACAAGCGGAAACTTTTGCATAAATGGTCCTTGGTACGAATCATACCCTAGTTCACATTTACACCGCTAGGGGTCGTATAAGGTCTGCAGATCTGACGCTCTCCCTGACTCTCTGTCACGCTGATGTGTGGCAGAGAGAGATAATAATGTTACTACTACTGGGTGTAATTATAGCGCACAGCCTTGAGAGCAGCACATGAACGGTGAATGATTCACTGCATACATATCACAACATTTGCATGCATTAACCCGGTTCGCCCAGCCTGTCCTTAGGCTCACACAGGCTAAGTCAAACAACAAGTCAACAAGTCCTCCACTCATTGTGATCGGGATTTGGCAACTGTGGGGTTAAAGTAATACATGTCCGGTCTTGTGCGTTAGGTATTCAGTAGTGAAACCATTCCAGGCTcaggggaggaaaagagagataaagaaacagTGAGGGAGACATGGGCCGAGCGGACATTGACAGGCAACCCTTCTATCCAATCAGGAGAGAGCTATCAGCGTGATTTACAGCCGCGGGGGCTGTGAGGGGGAGGTGCGAggcagggaaaaaaagcaaattgtTGAGTGAACAGCATCAGTAGAGAGTGGAGTGGAAGGGACCGCAGTGAGGGAGCTGGCTGCCAAGaggacacagaaaaacaaagaggccAAGACTGAAATTAATTTCTGATTAGGGAccatcacaggaaaaaaaatgtatttcgTATTTTTATAATATGGATTATGACTTGTTTTTTCCCAACTCCTTACCAGACCGGCTTCATCAGTCCAGCGGCACTGCGCTTCATTGGAATGTGCGCTGTAGCTTCTCCGGGACGCATCTGAAAAGGAAGACAGTGGAACAAGAATAGATAAAGCCTCTACAGTCATTaaaactctctcttttttcaaaaTGCCTCTCTTCTAATGGGAAAGATTTTTCCAGTCGCCTTACACATTTTTGGAGACTTTTACGCTTTTTTTGAGACGTTTTACCATCCCGATTGAAATGAGTGATGGAAATTGACATATTGTCCATTAACAGAGGATAACAAGGtttatgatctttttttttttttttttttttaccaaagtGCACTTGTTTTTCCGGCGATGATTGTGCTTTTGATTGTCCTGTGTATCACGGATGGAGTGCTCTCTCAGATACGCTACTCTGTGCCGGAGGAGGCGGACCATGGCACCTTGGTGGGGAATATCGCCGAAGACCTGGGACTGGACCTTACCAAACTGGCCTCCCGCCGCTTCCAGGTGGTGCCCAGCTCTCGTACACCGTACCTGGAGGTGAACTTGGAGAACGGTGTCCTGTTTGTTAACGAGAAAATCGATCGGGAGCAGATCTGCAAGCAGAGCGCCAGCTGCCAGCTCAACATGGAGGTGTTCTTAGAGAACCCGCTGGAGTTGTTTCGGGTCGAAATCGAGGTAGTGGACATTAACGACAACCCACCCAGCTTCCCGGAGACAGACATCACAGTGGAGATCTCAGAGAGTGCTACTCCAGGCACCCGTTTCCCCCTGGAAAGCGCGTTCGACCCGGACGTGGGCTCTAACGCATTACGCACCTATGATATTACAACTAACAACTACTTTTACCTGGACGTGCAAACCCAAACAGATGGAAACAAGTTCGCGGAGCTAGTCCTGGAGAAGCCACTGGACCGGGAGCAGCAGGCGGCACACAGGTATGTGCTGACTGCGGTGGACGGCGGTCAGCCTCCAAGGACTGGCACCGCGCTGCTGGTGGTCAAAGTGTTGGACTCGAATGATAATGTACCGGTGTTTGACCAGCCCGTCTACACGGTGAGCCTCTCGGAGAACGCACCGGTGGGCACGTTGGTCATTCAGCTAAACGCAACCGACCTGGACGAGGGATTAAATGGGGAGATAGTTTATTCCTTCAGTAACCACATCTCCAACCACGTGAAGGACCTGTTCAGCATTGACCCGCGCACCGGGCGCATCGAGGTGAGGGGCGAGGTGGATTTCGAGGAGAGCAGCTTGTATCAGATATTTGTCCAGGCCAAGGATCTGGGTCCAAACGCCGTCCCCGCGCACTGCAAAGTGCTGGTCAAAGTCACTGACGTGAATGACAACGCACCGGAGATCACCTTCAGCACCGTTACCGAGTCGGTGAGCGAAAAGGCGGCTCCCGGTACCGTGATTGCGCTCCTAAGTGTGACAGACCGGGACGCAGAGGAGAACGGACAGATCCGCGTGGAAATCCTCGGTGACGTCccattcaaattaaaatcttCCTTTAGGAATTATTTCACCATATTGACCGACGGGCCGTTGAACCGAGAGCAGGTGGACTCCTACTCCGTCACTGTGGTCGCGCGGGATAAAGGTACACCTTCGCTTGCCACCAGTAAGTCCATCCGCGTCCAAGTGTCAGATGAGAACGACAACGCGCCCACTTTTACGCAGCCCATATATGATGTGTATGTGACAGAGAATAACGTGCCAGGGGCGTACATACATGCTGTGACGGCTCTGGACCCAGACATCGGGCAGAATGCACTCATCAGCTACTCCATATTAGAGTGTGACATTCAGGGCATGTCAGTCAAAACATATGTATCAATCAATGAGGAGACGGGCTATCTTTATGCACTCAGATCCTTTGATTATGAACAGCTGAAGGATTTCACGTTCATGGTCCAGGCCAGAGATGCAGGCACCCCGGAACTCTCCTCCAATGCTACAGTCAAAGTCATTATTGTGGACCAAAATGACAATGCCCCCCTGGTGCTGGCCCCTCTGGGGAAGAATGGCACAGCCAGGGAGCCCCTGCCGCGCTCAGCTGAGCCAGGCTACCTGGTGACTCGCATCGTGGCTATGGACGCAGATGACGGTGAGAATGCTCGGCTGTCCTACAGCATTCAGAGGGGAAATGAGAATGGCATGTTCAGGATGGACTGGAGGACGGGTGAGCTCAGGACAGCAAGGCGGGTGTCGGCCAAGCGAGACCCCCACCAACTCTATGACCTGCTGATTGAAGTGAGAGACCATGGCCAGCCGCCGCTTTCCTCTAGTGCCAGCgtgctggtggtgctggtggaCAGTGTCACTGAAGGCCACAACAGCGGGGACCGCGGAGGTACTGCCAAGGCCAAAGATGGCACCCTGGACCTCACGCTGATCCTCATCATTGCCTTGGGCtctgtttctttcatcttcctcttgGTCATGATCGTGCTGGCCGTGCGTTGCCAGAAGGACAAAAAGCTCAACATTTACACCTGCCTGACCAGTGACTGCTGCCTGGGCTGCAGCTCCTGCTGTTCACAGCAGGGCCGGGCCCGCAAGAAAAAGCTTAGCAAGTCAGATATCATGCTGGTGCAAAGCAGTGTTAATGTGAGTGGAGCCGGTACAGCTCAAGTCCCCGTGGAGGAGTCAGGGAGCTTCAGCTCCCACCACCAAAACCAGAACTATTGTTACCAGGTATGTCTTACTCCAGAGTCTGCCAAAACTGACCTCATGTTCCTAAAGCCGTGTAGTCCATCTAGGAGCACAGACACCGATCACAACCCGTGCGGGGCCATAGTGACAGGGTACACAGACCAGCAGCCTGACATCATATCAAACGGCAGCATTTTATCAAACGAGGTAAGATTCCCTCTCATACCTTACAGTTTAACCTCCTCCCATCCAGAGACAATCAGCATGTCTAAAAGCTGATTCATACCCAGGATCAGATTTAATACATGCCAATTACATGATACTATTTAAATACATTCCAATGGGATACATATaagatactgtatttttgattCAGAAGCTGTTTCCACTCTCTACTTTTTCATTCCGTTCAGTGGCATGCCAGGCCTAAAGATGGCTATTATTGAGCACTAATATGGACAGTGTGTGGCAACATCCTCTGACTTTCAGTAAAAGCattaaagcaaacaaaatgattaaaacacCGGTTGCCTACATGTTGCCTGTAGCAGTCCTCAGTGAGGTCAGCTTTGAAACAGAAATCATtgcatgtttatgttgtgttcCCATGTctttgaaatgataaaaatttTGAAAAAGAGAAGTGTATAAACATAGTATATGGTGGTTTAGGGCTGCTGGTTGCCGTGGGTGcatgtctgggtgtgtgtgtgactgaatcCCAGAGGAGAAGAGTGTTTGCATTAAGCACAATGTTGCTGAGTTGCACTAGAACAAAGATGTGTCTCATGGCTATGCCAGCCTGAATAGGTACACTACTTTATCTTGAGCCTTGGCAACTTATCTGTAGAGCCGTGCTCATTCCCCCCTGTGGAAAAACACACctcttcaaacacacactactCACCAGATATGAATGATATGGGTAATGGCTGAACACAGCACAGGTTTATTTTACAGCCA
Encoded proteins:
- the pcdh10b gene encoding protocadherin-10b isoform X1; this encodes MIVLLIVLCITDGVLSQIRYSVPEEADHGTLVGNIAEDLGLDLTKLASRRFQVVPSSRTPYLEVNLENGVLFVNEKIDREQICKQSASCQLNMEVFLENPLELFRVEIEVVDINDNPPSFPETDITVEISESATPGTRFPLESAFDPDVGSNALRTYDITTNNYFYLDVQTQTDGNKFAELVLEKPLDREQQAAHRYVLTAVDGGQPPRTGTALLVVKVLDSNDNVPVFDQPVYTVSLSENAPVGTLVIQLNATDLDEGLNGEIVYSFSNHISNHVKDLFSIDPRTGRIEVRGEVDFEESSLYQIFVQAKDLGPNAVPAHCKVLVKVTDVNDNAPEITFSTVTESVSEKAAPGTVIALLSVTDRDAEENGQIRVEILGDVPFKLKSSFRNYFTILTDGPLNREQVDSYSVTVVARDKGTPSLATSKSIRVQVSDENDNAPTFTQPIYDVYVTENNVPGAYIHAVTALDPDIGQNALISYSILECDIQGMSVKTYVSINEETGYLYALRSFDYEQLKDFTFMVQARDAGTPELSSNATVKVIIVDQNDNAPLVLAPLGKNGTAREPLPRSAEPGYLVTRIVAMDADDGENARLSYSIQRGNENGMFRMDWRTGELRTARRVSAKRDPHQLYDLLIEVRDHGQPPLSSSASVLVVLVDSVTEGHNSGDRGGTAKAKDGTLDLTLILIIALGSVSFIFLLVMIVLAVRCQKDKKLNIYTCLTSDCCLGCSSCCSQQGRARKKKLSKSDIMLVQSSVNVSGAGTAQVPVEESGSFSSHHQNQNYCYQVCLTPESAKTDLMFLKPCSPSRSTDTDHNPCGAIVTGYTDQQPDIISNGSILSNETKHQRAELTYLVDRPRRVNSSAFQEADLVSSKDSGHGDSEQGDSDHDATNRGHSSGADLFSNCTEECKALGHSDRCWMPSFMPSDGRQGPDYRSNLHVPGMDSVPDTEVFESPEQTTDKSFSTFGKEIPLSHQHLHHHQNHHHLLQNHHLRHHHSSLERKELEALLPSSRAPCNPAYLTRKGVC
- the pcdh10b gene encoding protocadherin-10b isoform X2: MIVLLIVLCITDGVLSQIRYSVPEEADHGTLVGNIAEDLGLDLTKLASRRFQVVPSSRTPYLEVNLENGVLFVNEKIDREQICKQSASCQLNMEVFLENPLELFRVEIEVVDINDNPPSFPETDITVEISESATPGTRFPLESAFDPDVGSNALRTYDITTNNYFYLDVQTQTDGNKFAELVLEKPLDREQQAAHRYVLTAVDGGQPPRTGTALLVVKVLDSNDNVPVFDQPVYTVSLSENAPVGTLVIQLNATDLDEGLNGEIVYSFSNHISNHVKDLFSIDPRTGRIEVRGEVDFEESSLYQIFVQAKDLGPNAVPAHCKVLVKVTDVNDNAPEITFSTVTESVSEKAAPGTVIALLSVTDRDAEENGQIRVEILGDVPFKLKSSFRNYFTILTDGPLNREQVDSYSVTVVARDKGTPSLATSKSIRVQVSDENDNAPTFTQPIYDVYVTENNVPGAYIHAVTALDPDIGQNALISYSILECDIQGMSVKTYVSINEETGYLYALRSFDYEQLKDFTFMVQARDAGTPELSSNATVKVIIVDQNDNAPLVLAPLGKNGTAREPLPRSAEPGYLVTRIVAMDADDGENARLSYSIQRGNENGMFRMDWRTGELRTARRVSAKRDPHQLYDLLIEVRDHGQPPLSSSASVLVVLVDSVTEGHNSGDRGGTAKAKDGTLDLTLILIIALGSVSFIFLLVMIVLAVRCQKDKKLNIYTCLTSDCCLGCSSCCSQQGRARKKKLSKSDIMLVQSSVNVSGAGTAQVPVEESGSFSSHHQNQNYCYQTKHQRAELTYLVDRPRRVNSSAFQEADLVSSKDSGHGDSEQGDSDHDATNRGHSSGADLFSNCTEECKALGHSDRCWMPSFMPSDGRQGPDYRSNLHVPGMDSVPDTEVFESPEQTTDKSFSTFGKEIPLSHQHLHHHQNHHHLLQNHHLRHHHSSLERKELEALLPSSRAPCNPAYLTRKGVC
- the pcdh10b gene encoding protocadherin-10b isoform X3 — its product is MIVLLIVLCITDGVLSQIRYSVPEEADHGTLVGNIAEDLGLDLTKLASRRFQVVPSSRTPYLEVNLENGVLFVNEKIDREQICKQSASCQLNMEVFLENPLELFRVEIEVVDINDNPPSFPETDITVEISESATPGTRFPLESAFDPDVGSNALRTYDITTNNYFYLDVQTQTDGNKFAELVLEKPLDREQQAAHRYVLTAVDGGQPPRTGTALLVVKVLDSNDNVPVFDQPVYTVSLSENAPVGTLVIQLNATDLDEGLNGEIVYSFSNHISNHVKDLFSIDPRTGRIEVRGEVDFEESSLYQIFVQAKDLGPNAVPAHCKVLVKVTDVNDNAPEITFSTVTESVSEKAAPGTVIALLSVTDRDAEENGQIRVEILGDVPFKLKSSFRNYFTILTDGPLNREQVDSYSVTVVARDKGTPSLATSKSIRVQVSDENDNAPTFTQPIYDVYVTENNVPGAYIHAVTALDPDIGQNALISYSILECDIQGMSVKTYVSINEETGYLYALRSFDYEQLKDFTFMVQARDAGTPELSSNATVKVIIVDQNDNAPLVLAPLGKNGTAREPLPRSAEPGYLVTRIVAMDADDGENARLSYSIQRGNENGMFRMDWRTGELRTARRVSAKRDPHQLYDLLIEVRDHGQPPLSSSASVLVVLVDSVTEGHNSGDRGGTAKAKDGTLDLTLILIIALGSVSFIFLLVMIVLAVRCQKDKKLNIYTCLTSDCCLGCSSCCSQQGRARKKKLSKSDIMLVQSSVNVSGAGTAQVPVEESGSFSSHHQNQNYCYQVCLTPESAKTDLMFLKPCSPSRSTDTDHNPCGAIVTGYTDQQPDIISNGSILSNETKHQRAELTYLVDRPRRVNSSAFQEADLVSSKDSGHGDSEQGDSDHDATNRGHSSGADLFSNCTEECKALGHSDRCWMPSFMPSDGRQGPDYRSNLHVPGMDSVPDTERGKGFASSFHVDISETA